One segment of Leptospirillum ferrooxidans C2-3 DNA contains the following:
- the trpD gene encoding anthranilate phosphoribosyltransferase, whose product MSQTVLQRVISGETLTRLEMDQWLSNVVSGRESEPVIAAVLSTLAFRGESVSELSGALDALKRVMVPFPSNQLLPLLDTCGTGGDGMGTFNISTTVAIVLAAGGIPVVKHGGRAVSSRSGSADVLEALGIRVDLPVERSLEIFSELGIVFLWAPLYHPALKGLAPLRRSLQIRTLLNMIAPLANPAGVTRQILGVSSEKMVSPMAQLLMAHGSKEFIVISGQGLDEVTLEGRTTFALGRGGEIHEGYLTPRDFGLPLVPVGAICGGTPSENASIMRRVLSGEEGPYMDYVLANAALGFQVAGLVDGPLEGVKMARSVVMSRRAEQLLDRWGELCQTQS is encoded by the coding sequence ATGAGCCAGACCGTTTTGCAAAGGGTGATATCCGGAGAGACGCTGACCCGATTGGAGATGGATCAATGGCTAAGCAATGTTGTTAGTGGTCGGGAGAGTGAGCCGGTTATTGCTGCCGTTTTGTCTACCTTGGCATTTCGGGGGGAGTCTGTTTCCGAGCTGTCGGGAGCGCTTGATGCCCTGAAAAGAGTGATGGTTCCTTTTCCTTCGAATCAGCTCTTGCCACTACTCGATACATGCGGCACTGGTGGTGACGGAATGGGAACGTTCAATATCTCAACCACGGTCGCCATAGTTTTGGCAGCGGGCGGTATCCCTGTGGTCAAGCACGGAGGGAGGGCTGTTTCCAGCCGTTCGGGTTCAGCCGACGTTTTGGAGGCATTGGGTATTCGTGTTGACCTTCCTGTGGAGAGGTCTCTTGAGATTTTTTCGGAATTGGGAATCGTTTTTTTATGGGCACCTCTTTACCACCCTGCTTTAAAGGGTCTGGCACCGCTTCGGCGATCCCTTCAAATCAGGACTCTTTTGAACATGATCGCTCCTCTTGCCAATCCTGCTGGCGTGACGAGGCAAATACTGGGTGTTTCCTCCGAGAAAATGGTATCTCCTATGGCACAGCTTCTGATGGCACACGGGTCGAAAGAGTTTATCGTTATTTCTGGTCAGGGTCTTGATGAGGTGACTCTTGAAGGTCGGACAACTTTCGCTCTTGGACGTGGAGGAGAGATTCACGAAGGCTATCTGACCCCCAGGGACTTTGGACTTCCTCTGGTTCCGGTGGGGGCCATTTGCGGAGGGACACCATCGGAAAATGCATCAATCATGAGAAGAGTCCTCTCCGGGGAAGAAGGACCCTATATGGATTACGTCCTTGCAAATGCAGCTTTGGGGTTTCAGGTAGCAGGTCTGGTGGACGGTCCTCTTGAGGGAGTAAAGATGGCTCGAAGTGTGGTCATGAGTCGGCGGGCCGAACAACTTCTTGATCGATGGGGGGAACTTTGCCAAACCCAGTCCTGA